The genomic window TGCCGAAAGATCCGTAGACTGGGTAAAATCTTCTTCTAAGTTAAAGAGTTCCCATTTATCTTCATCAAAGGGAAACGTTCCTGATGTTATCCAAGGGTAACGGTTATGAAAGGCTGAAGCCATCCAACCTTGATCATAGATAGCACGATGACCTAACATCTCAAAATACTGTGTCTTGTGACGATCTTCTGCTTGTTCTCCGTTTTTGTCAAAAGTATAGGCCATACTCACCCCTTCAATGGGTTTCTGGGGAATACCGTTATAAAAACGAGGTTCCGTAATACCGGCCACTTCTAAAAGGGTGGGTGCAATATCAATGACATGATGAAATTGATCCCTAACGGTTCCCGTGTCTTTAATTTTAGCGGGCCAAGAGATTACTGTTGCGTTACGGGTTCCTCCAAAATAAGAAGCTACTTGTTTAGTCCAACGGAAAGGAGTATCCATGGCCCAGGCCCAGCTAACAGCAAAGTGGGGGGAGGTTTCGGGACTACCCCAATACTCATAACAACGACGGTTATCTTCCATCGTTAAGTTGTAACCGTTGAGGTTTAGCACTTCATTACAAGTACCAATAAGACTCCCTTCTGCACTTGAACCGTTATCCCCATCAATATAGATGATCAGGGTATTATCTAGATCACCGAGTTCGTCAATAGCATCGACAACCCGACCAATTTCATGATCAGTATATTCTAGGAAACCCGCGTAAGTTTCCATCTGACGGGCGAGAATTTTTTGATCTTCGGGACTAAAACTATCCCATGCTGGCATAGCTTCGGGACGGGGTGTTAACTTAGCATTAGCAGGAATCACCCCTAATTTTTTCTGGCGTTCAAAAATAATCTCCCGTTCCTTGTCCCAACCGTGATCAAATTTCCCTTTGTACTTTTTAACATAGTCTTGAGGGGGTTGGTGAGGGGCATGAACCGCACCAGGGGCAAAATAGGCAAAGAAGGGACGATCCGGCGCTATGGATTCATTGTAACGTATCCAGGCGATCGCTTTATCCGCTAAATCGTGGGTTAAATTATAGCCGTCTTCGGGGAATACTGTCTGTTCTACGGGGTTTTGATTCTCAAATAGGGTGGGATACCATTGATCCGTTTCTCCCCCGATAAAGCCATAAAAATAGTCAAATCCTAAGCCATTCGGCCACCGTTGATAAGGGCCGACTTGACTGGTTTGATTATCCGGTACATTGTGATTTTTGCCAAACCAGGCGGTACTATAACCACTTTGTTGTAAAATTTGTCCGATGGTTGCGGTACTTTGAGGAATTAACCCCGTATAACCAGGATATCCTGATGCCATTTCTTGAATGACTCCCGAACCCACAGAATGATGGTTGCGTCCGGTTAATAAGGCTGCGCGAGTGGGGGAACATAAAGCGGTTGTATGAAACCGATTATACCGTAACCCATTATCCGCTAATTTATCAAAGGTCGGAGTGGCAATGGAACCTCCGAAGGTACTCGCAGAACCAAAACCAGCATCATCAATTAAAACCAATAAGATGTTAGGGGCATCTTTTGGGGCCTGTATGGGTTTTAATAAGTTAGGATCAGATTCTGATTGTTTGTAGGTGATGCCAATTTTACCGTTAAATTGAGGATCAGGTCGAGGTAATAATTCTTCTGCGATCGCAGGTAACATTGTTAATTGAAGGATCAATACAACCGTTACTGCTACACTTAGCAGTGGTTTCCAAAGAAATTGTGTCATTGTTTTATGGTTAAATTTAGGAGTAAGGAGTCAGGAGACAGGAGTCAGGAGTCAGGAGTTAGGGAACAAGACAAAAACGTATCTTCTGAGAGTAAGAAAGGCTATAGTAAATTGTTAAATTATTGATGTGATCAGAAAAAGAACACCAATAAATGATTATGTAACGATAGTGAATGATTTTGTCACAATGGTCAACCATTTTGTAAGAGTGATCAATAATTTTGACTTATTGAACAATTATTTTGTAACACTAAGCAACATTTTTTGATTGTCATTGCGAGGGGAATGAACAACTATTCTAGTTGTCTGTTTTGTTATTATCCCCCCGAAGCAATCTTTAAAACGTCTAACCTATAACTAGAGATTGCTTCGGAGGCAAAATAAAGTTTAAATTCT from Crocosphaera subtropica ATCC 51142 includes these protein-coding regions:
- a CDS encoding arylsulfatase, with the protein product MTQFLWKPLLSVAVTVVLILQLTMLPAIAEELLPRPDPQFNGKIGITYKQSESDPNLLKPIQAPKDAPNILLVLIDDAGFGSASTFGGSIATPTFDKLADNGLRYNRFHTTALCSPTRAALLTGRNHHSVGSGVIQEMASGYPGYTGLIPQSTATIGQILQQSGYSTAWFGKNHNVPDNQTSQVGPYQRWPNGLGFDYFYGFIGGETDQWYPTLFENQNPVEQTVFPEDGYNLTHDLADKAIAWIRYNESIAPDRPFFAYFAPGAVHAPHQPPQDYVKKYKGKFDHGWDKEREIIFERQKKLGVIPANAKLTPRPEAMPAWDSFSPEDQKILARQMETYAGFLEYTDHEIGRVVDAIDELGDLDNTLIIYIDGDNGSSAEGSLIGTCNEVLNLNGYNLTMEDNRRCYEYWGSPETSPHFAVSWAWAMDTPFRWTKQVASYFGGTRNATVISWPAKIKDTGTVRDQFHHVIDIAPTLLEVAGITEPRFYNGIPQKPIEGVSMAYTFDKNGEQAEDRHKTQYFEMLGHRAIYDQGWMASAFHNRYPWITSGTFPFDEDKWELFNLEEDFTQSTDLSAENPKKLTELKQLFFLEGDKYNVFPLDDRFAEKVDVTLRPSFTLGRDHFDLYPGMAHIPEGTAPNTKNVSHSITADLIIPENGAEGTILAMGGTTGGYSLYVQDGKLHYHYNWFDLERTDIASDTSLPTGKVKVRFDFDYDGGVGKGGTATLYVNNRKVAQSPIEKTVPGRFGVDTMDVGADFQAPVSNQYQPPFKFTGEIEKVTIDIK